A stretch of Geomonas oryzisoli DNA encodes these proteins:
- a CDS encoding adenylosuccinate synthase: protein MANVVVIGAQWGDEGKGKVVDIYTEYADDVVRYQGGNNAGHTLVVGDEKVILHLIPSGILHEGKRCVIGNGVVLDPEVFIMEITRLKNNGYLKDDGMLLLSEALHIIMPYHKRIDIARERNSGAKKIGTTGRGIGPAYEDKIGRRGIRLMDLLDEKAFTRKVKEVLDEKNLILTQLLGDQPFTFEEIYNEYMGYAEVLRKYAADTSLLLHKDIKAGKSLLFEGAQGTLLDVDHGTYPYVTSSSTCSGGACTGSGVSPREIHEVIGISKAYATRVGSGPFPTELLDDTGEALRQAGREFGSTTGRPRRCGWFDALVARYAVRVNGLSGIAITKLDVLTGLDTIKVCTGYKYNDQVLDEIPASLEVMEQCTPIYEELPGWAEDITGAKSVAELPKNAQDYVKRVEALSGAPVVLVSVGPRRDETIVLRNPFERG from the coding sequence ATGGCTAACGTCGTTGTAATTGGTGCCCAGTGGGGCGATGAGGGCAAAGGCAAGGTCGTCGACATCTATACGGAATACGCCGACGACGTGGTACGTTACCAGGGTGGAAACAACGCAGGCCACACGCTGGTGGTCGGGGACGAGAAGGTCATCCTGCACCTGATCCCTTCCGGCATCCTGCACGAGGGGAAGCGCTGCGTGATCGGCAACGGCGTCGTGCTCGACCCGGAAGTCTTCATCATGGAGATCACCCGTCTCAAGAACAACGGCTACCTCAAAGATGACGGCATGCTGCTCCTCTCCGAGGCGCTGCACATCATCATGCCGTACCACAAGAGGATCGACATCGCACGCGAGCGCAACTCCGGCGCCAAGAAGATCGGCACGACCGGCCGCGGCATCGGGCCCGCCTACGAGGACAAGATCGGCCGTCGCGGCATCCGCCTGATGGACCTCCTCGACGAGAAGGCCTTCACCCGCAAGGTGAAAGAGGTGCTTGACGAGAAGAACCTGATCCTCACCCAGCTTTTGGGCGATCAGCCCTTCACCTTCGAGGAGATCTACAACGAGTACATGGGTTACGCCGAGGTGCTGAGGAAGTACGCAGCGGACACCTCGCTCCTTCTGCACAAGGACATCAAGGCGGGCAAGAGCCTGCTCTTCGAAGGCGCACAGGGGACCCTGCTCGACGTCGACCACGGCACCTACCCGTACGTCACCTCCTCCTCCACCTGCTCCGGCGGCGCCTGCACCGGCAGCGGCGTCTCACCGAGGGAGATCCACGAGGTGATCGGCATCTCCAAGGCCTACGCGACCCGCGTCGGGAGCGGCCCGTTCCCGACCGAGCTTCTGGACGATACCGGCGAGGCACTGCGCCAGGCCGGCCGCGAGTTCGGCTCCACCACCGGCCGTCCGCGCCGCTGCGGCTGGTTCGACGCGCTGGTGGCCCGCTACGCCGTACGCGTGAACGGCCTCTCCGGCATCGCCATCACCAAGCTCGACGTCCTTACCGGCCTTGACACCATCAAGGTCTGCACCGGCTACAAGTACAACGACCAGGTCCTCGACGAGATCCCGGCGAGCCTCGAGGTGATGGAGCAGTGCACCCCGATCTACGAGGAACTCCCGGGCTGGGCCGAGGACATCACCGGCGCGAAGAGCGTCGCGGAACTGCCGAAGAACGCGCAGGACTACGTGAAGCGCGTCGAAGCGCTCTCCGGCGCCCCGGTGGTGCTGGTTTCGGTCGGCCCGCGCCGCGACGAAACCATCGTGCTCAGGAACCCTTTCGAGCGCGGCTAA
- a CDS encoding outer membrane beta-barrel protein, whose amino-acid sequence MRKTLLLCAAALLLAAPLAGNASAEDLRGRIALSGKIGVSNPAESEVDTVNGRMVVSTDAGLTGGIGFLFGIDDNVAMEMEVSRTTFDTSSFGDADVTDVSIGAQYRFPGRQHVVPYVGAGIDVLINDLDKKYTNTTVGAHVSGGIDCFMNRQVALNLEVKGVEAFKADVDGPNGTGKFDPSALSFTVGARFFFN is encoded by the coding sequence ATGCGTAAAACGTTACTGCTCTGCGCGGCGGCGCTGCTTTTGGCAGCCCCCCTGGCAGGGAACGCCTCTGCGGAAGATCTCAGGGGCAGGATCGCACTCAGCGGCAAGATCGGGGTGAGCAACCCGGCGGAATCCGAAGTGGACACGGTTAACGGCAGAATGGTCGTTTCCACCGATGCCGGGCTTACCGGCGGGATCGGCTTCCTGTTCGGCATCGACGACAACGTTGCCATGGAAATGGAGGTAAGCCGGACCACCTTCGATACTTCCAGCTTCGGCGACGCCGACGTGACCGACGTCTCCATCGGGGCCCAGTACCGTTTCCCGGGAAGGCAGCACGTGGTCCCCTACGTCGGGGCGGGCATCGACGTGCTGATCAACGACCTGGACAAGAAGTACACCAACACCACCGTCGGCGCTCATGTCAGCGGCGGTATCGACTGCTTCATGAACCGCCAGGTGGCCCTGAACCTCGAGGTGAAAGGGGTGGAGGCCTTCAAGGCGGATGTCGACGGCCCCAACGGGACCGGCAAGTTCGATCCCTCGGCCCTCTCCTTCACGGTCGGGGCGAGATTCTTCTTCAACTAA
- the mce gene encoding methylmalonyl-CoA epimerase yields MLTKINHLGVAVTSIEEALPLYRDTLGMEFSGIEEVPSQLVKVAFLSIGESKIELLEPTSPESPVAKFLEKNGPGVHHVAYGVQDIDATIARLIAGGTRMIDTTARTGAHGARIAFLHPKSSNGVLTELCEAHEDGH; encoded by the coding sequence ATGCTCACCAAAATAAATCATTTAGGCGTGGCCGTTACCTCTATAGAAGAAGCACTCCCGTTGTATCGTGACACGCTCGGGATGGAATTTTCCGGAATCGAAGAAGTGCCCAGCCAGTTAGTCAAAGTGGCCTTCTTGTCCATCGGTGAATCGAAGATCGAACTACTCGAGCCGACCTCGCCGGAGAGTCCGGTCGCCAAATTCCTGGAGAAGAACGGTCCGGGCGTGCACCACGTAGCGTACGGCGTGCAGGATATCGATGCCACCATCGCGAGGCTTATCGCCGGCGGCACCCGAATGATCGATACCACGGCAAGAACCGGGGCACACGGCGCGCGCATCGCCTTTTTGCATCCCAAAAGCAGCAACGGCGTCCTCACGGAACTGTGTGAAGCGCACGAAGACGGTCACTAA
- a CDS encoding ATP phosphoribosyltransferase regulatory subunit has product MTNPACIEAPLPKGVSDFLPETADKITFIADSIHRVFELWGFRRMITPLLEFEDVLALGMGDELRSKTFRFDDRQTGRLLAIPPDITPQVARIVATRMHSLPLPHRIYYSGRVLRQAQMQSGRSREIFQSGVELIGLNSPEADAEMVAMAVEVLKNLGFTGFKIDLGQVDFYRGIMDASGLSRDVQRQLQEAISKKEVTAVRSILEAAGAPEQVREEIALLPRLYGGREVLKEAARIAGNERSRRALENITQVVEILDIYGVADHLTIDLGEIRGLDYHTGITFEGFVPGIGEAVCSGGRYDDLTAKYGYPAHATGFAFNILALLASMAKRPEVEASSSRDFLVFNKKDERREALEVAQKLRSLGFTCARDIIKRDFESSLEYAKKMDIRMLLVIGAEECAADQLYLVRVADRRAIAVSKQELFDKGLDLKFDL; this is encoded by the coding sequence GTGACCAACCCCGCATGCATTGAAGCGCCCCTCCCCAAAGGGGTAAGCGATTTTCTCCCGGAAACTGCCGACAAGATCACCTTCATCGCCGACAGCATCCACCGAGTGTTCGAGCTCTGGGGCTTCAGGCGCATGATCACGCCTCTGCTCGAGTTCGAGGACGTACTCGCCCTGGGCATGGGCGACGAACTGCGCAGCAAGACCTTCCGCTTCGACGACCGCCAGACCGGCAGGCTTTTGGCCATCCCGCCCGACATCACCCCCCAGGTGGCGCGCATCGTCGCCACCAGGATGCACTCGCTCCCCCTGCCCCACCGTATCTATTATTCGGGACGCGTGCTCAGGCAGGCGCAGATGCAGTCGGGGCGAAGCCGCGAGATCTTCCAGTCCGGCGTCGAACTGATCGGACTGAACTCCCCCGAGGCGGATGCCGAGATGGTCGCCATGGCGGTCGAGGTACTGAAGAACCTGGGCTTCACCGGCTTCAAGATCGATCTCGGCCAGGTGGATTTCTACCGCGGCATCATGGACGCCTCCGGGCTCTCCCGCGACGTGCAGCGGCAACTGCAGGAAGCGATCAGCAAAAAAGAAGTCACCGCGGTGCGTTCCATCCTGGAAGCTGCCGGCGCTCCCGAGCAGGTCAGGGAAGAGATCGCGCTGCTGCCGAGGCTCTACGGCGGCCGCGAGGTGTTGAAGGAAGCCGCCCGCATCGCCGGCAACGAGCGTTCGCGCCGCGCGCTGGAGAACATCACCCAGGTGGTTGAGATCCTCGACATCTACGGCGTCGCGGACCACCTCACCATCGACCTGGGCGAGATCCGCGGGCTGGACTACCACACCGGGATCACCTTCGAGGGATTCGTCCCCGGTATCGGCGAGGCGGTCTGCAGCGGCGGACGCTACGATGACCTGACCGCCAAGTACGGCTACCCGGCGCACGCCACCGGGTTCGCCTTCAACATCCTGGCACTTCTGGCCAGCATGGCCAAGCGACCGGAGGTCGAGGCATCCAGCAGCCGCGACTTCCTGGTTTTCAACAAGAAGGACGAGCGCCGCGAGGCGCTGGAAGTGGCGCAGAAGCTGAGAAGCCTCGGCTTCACCTGTGCCAGGGATATCATCAAGCGCGACTTCGAGAGCTCGCTTGAGTATGCGAAGAAGATGGACATCCGGATGCTTTTGGTGATCGGCGCCGAAGAGTGCGCGGCCGACCAGCTCTACCTGGTCAGGGTCGCCGATCGTCGCGCCATAGCCGTGAGCAAGCAGGAGTTGTTCGATAAAGGTCTCGATTTGAAATTCGATCTGTAA
- a CDS encoding porin, translating into MSFQKKLLAFAAVSALSAATAVPAMALENEFHGMFKFMGYQTNALAGGDTRDILRKDAHSGFFAEQRARIMYIAKANDNLKLVTHFELDTRFGGIATGYKGTTGNDSGNLDADQLTLETKNVYLDFNEPATGANFKVGMQPWADAYGSLFLLADMTGAIGTKKVDAFTGQLGWFRFDDNTAANAITGPGQLTADLIVADGKFAVNKDVTIGATYYNIQNDTGLAATAPYELLHMVGVNADVNVGPANIKPFAAYQWGEKNSATDISAYMAGAVAKVKTGPGAVNLSGFFLSGDKGGTDNNAFQTVTAGTTYFNPANMWILVRPNQAINTSTSLTGNDLTVGGRGAIGVFAGYEGAMGKTFYNANVGYMRTAEARGTEKKSLGTEVNAQVGYKIYDNLSASAAAAYVFLGDALNSKTTADRVGTYAQTADSDNPYLFNVQLSYAF; encoded by the coding sequence ATGAGCTTTCAAAAGAAACTGCTTGCATTTGCAGCCGTCAGCGCACTGAGCGCAGCAACCGCCGTTCCGGCAATGGCGCTGGAGAACGAGTTCCACGGTATGTTCAAATTCATGGGCTACCAGACCAACGCCCTCGCGGGCGGCGACACCAGGGACATCCTCCGCAAAGACGCGCACTCCGGCTTCTTCGCCGAGCAGCGTGCACGCATCATGTACATCGCCAAGGCGAACGACAACCTGAAGCTCGTCACCCACTTCGAGCTCGACACCCGTTTCGGCGGCATCGCCACCGGCTACAAAGGGACCACCGGCAACGACTCCGGCAACCTGGACGCCGACCAGCTGACCCTCGAGACCAAGAACGTCTACCTCGACTTCAACGAGCCGGCCACCGGCGCCAACTTCAAGGTCGGTATGCAGCCCTGGGCCGACGCCTACGGCAGCCTCTTCCTCCTGGCCGACATGACCGGTGCCATCGGCACCAAGAAGGTCGATGCCTTCACCGGCCAGCTCGGCTGGTTCCGCTTCGATGACAACACTGCTGCCAACGCCATCACCGGCCCGGGCCAGTTGACCGCCGACCTGATCGTCGCTGACGGCAAGTTCGCCGTCAACAAGGACGTCACCATTGGAGCAACCTACTACAACATCCAGAACGACACCGGCCTCGCTGCCACCGCTCCGTACGAACTGCTGCACATGGTCGGTGTCAACGCGGACGTCAACGTCGGCCCGGCCAACATCAAGCCGTTCGCCGCTTACCAGTGGGGCGAGAAGAACTCCGCTACCGACATCAGCGCTTACATGGCTGGTGCTGTAGCCAAGGTCAAGACCGGCCCGGGTGCCGTCAACCTCTCCGGCTTCTTCCTCTCCGGCGACAAGGGTGGCACCGACAACAACGCCTTCCAGACCGTCACTGCAGGCACCACCTACTTCAACCCGGCTAACATGTGGATCCTCGTTCGTCCGAACCAGGCCATCAACACCTCCACCTCGCTCACCGGCAACGACCTGACCGTCGGCGGCCGCGGCGCCATCGGCGTCTTCGCCGGGTACGAGGGTGCCATGGGCAAGACCTTCTACAACGCCAACGTTGGCTACATGAGGACCGCAGAGGCCCGCGGCACCGAGAAGAAGTCCCTCGGCACCGAGGTCAACGCCCAAGTCGGCTACAAAATCTACGACAACCTGAGCGCCAGCGCTGCCGCCGCTTACGTCTTCCTCGGCGACGCCCTGAACAGCAAAACCACTGCCGACAGGGTCGGGACCTACGCTCAGACCGCTGACTCGGACAACCCGTACCTCTTCAACGTACAGCTGAGCTACGCATTCTAA
- a CDS encoding 4Fe-4S dicluster domain-containing protein: MTEKRTPDIDVPRCTGCGRCVAACPGRNLTLEVAGYRKHALLVKPRECDGCLACLPACPVRAIT, from the coding sequence ATGACAGAAAAAAGAACGCCTGACATAGACGTCCCCCGCTGTACGGGCTGCGGTCGCTGCGTTGCCGCTTGCCCCGGCCGGAATCTCACCCTGGAAGTAGCCGGTTACCGCAAGCACGCCCTGCTGGTCAAACCGCGGGAATGCGACGGCTGCCTCGCCTGTCTCCCCGCCTGTCCGGTGCGTGCCATCACCTGA
- the elbB gene encoding isoprenoid biosynthesis glyoxalase ElbB, with the protein MKKIGVILSGCGVRDGSEIHEAVLTLLAIDNSGAKAVCFAPDIELDEVNHLTMQDTGAKRRVLVEAARIARGEITDVKNAKVEELDAIVLPGGFGAAKNLCSFAFEGPKGNVQPDVLKLIRDMAAAKKPICAICIAPAVIALALGKDLAPKLTIGNDAGTAQAINATGSSHVDCPATEYVVDRDHLIVSTPAYMLAGGIGEAAKGIEKAIKATLELIK; encoded by the coding sequence ATGAAGAAGATAGGCGTAATACTTTCGGGCTGCGGCGTCCGTGACGGAAGCGAGATACATGAGGCGGTGCTGACCCTGCTCGCCATCGACAACAGCGGCGCCAAGGCGGTCTGTTTTGCCCCCGACATCGAACTGGACGAGGTGAACCACCTGACCATGCAGGACACCGGCGCCAAAAGAAGGGTGCTGGTCGAGGCGGCCCGCATCGCGCGCGGCGAGATCACCGACGTGAAAAACGCCAAGGTGGAAGAACTCGACGCCATCGTGCTCCCGGGCGGTTTCGGCGCGGCCAAGAACCTGTGCAGCTTCGCCTTCGAGGGTCCCAAGGGGAACGTGCAGCCGGACGTGCTCAAGCTGATCCGTGACATGGCGGCGGCGAAGAAGCCGATCTGCGCCATCTGCATCGCGCCGGCGGTGATCGCCCTCGCCCTGGGCAAGGACCTCGCCCCCAAGCTGACCATCGGCAACGATGCCGGCACAGCCCAGGCCATCAACGCCACCGGCAGCAGCCATGTCGACTGCCCCGCCACCGAATACGTGGTGGACCGCGATCACCTGATCGTCTCGACCCCGGCGTACATGCTGGCCGGCGGCATCGGCGAGGCCGCCAAGGGGATCGAAAAGGCCATCAAGGCGACCCTGGAGCTGATCAAGTAG
- a CDS encoding MFS transporter yields the protein MTSTVETKNFQQSVLRHQPFRLFWLARVCSSVALQMQAVAVGWQIYALTGSVFYLGLVGLAQFLPMFLLTLAVGHVADRYDRRRIAGTCQVLEGLALALLAVGTHGGWLHKDGILAIVLVAGALRAFEGPTMLALVPWLVPQELIPRASAWSASANQTASIAGPALGGLLYVLGPTTVYTSAALLFFAASLLISRISLDRAPAPREPATVRSLFAGIAFIKGRQEILGAISLDLFAVLLGGATALLPVFARDILHTGPLGLGMLRAAPAMGALGVSLFLARHPLRHRVGRTMFLSVFLFGVATVIFGISTSFPLSMTALMVLGAADIVSVVIRASLVQIETPDEMRGRVSAVNSMFIGTSNQLGEFESGVTAAFFGTVPAVLIGGVGTMVVVLLWMRLFPKLLQVDKLGE from the coding sequence ATGACATCCACTGTTGAGACAAAAAACTTCCAGCAATCAGTGTTGAGGCACCAACCGTTCAGGCTATTCTGGCTGGCGCGGGTCTGCTCGTCGGTCGCCCTGCAGATGCAGGCCGTCGCCGTGGGATGGCAGATCTACGCCCTGACCGGTTCGGTCTTCTACCTGGGGCTGGTCGGCTTGGCCCAGTTCCTCCCCATGTTCCTGCTGACGCTCGCGGTAGGCCACGTCGCCGACCGTTACGACAGAAGGCGCATCGCAGGGACCTGCCAGGTGCTGGAAGGCCTCGCGCTTGCGCTCCTTGCCGTGGGCACCCACGGCGGTTGGCTGCACAAGGACGGTATCCTGGCCATCGTGTTGGTAGCCGGGGCGCTGCGCGCCTTCGAGGGACCGACCATGCTGGCGCTGGTGCCCTGGCTGGTGCCGCAGGAGCTGATCCCCCGCGCCTCGGCCTGGTCCGCCTCGGCCAACCAGACCGCCAGCATCGCCGGCCCCGCACTGGGCGGCCTCCTCTACGTCCTCGGCCCCACCACGGTCTACACCAGCGCCGCCCTCCTCTTCTTCGCCGCGAGCCTCCTCATCTCCCGCATCAGCCTCGACCGCGCCCCGGCCCCGCGCGAGCCGGCCACGGTCCGCTCCCTCTTCGCGGGAATCGCCTTCATAAAAGGCCGCCAGGAGATCCTGGGCGCGATCTCGCTCGACCTCTTCGCGGTACTCCTCGGCGGTGCCACGGCGCTCCTGCCGGTCTTCGCGCGGGACATCCTGCATACCGGCCCGCTGGGTCTTGGGATGCTGCGGGCCGCGCCGGCCATGGGGGCGCTGGGGGTCTCGCTGTTTCTGGCCCGCCATCCGCTGCGGCACAGGGTCGGGCGCACCATGTTCCTGAGCGTCTTCCTGTTCGGCGTCGCGACTGTGATCTTCGGCATCTCCACCTCGTTTCCGCTCTCGATGACCGCCCTCATGGTCCTGGGCGCAGCCGACATCGTGAGCGTCGTGATCCGTGCTTCACTGGTTCAGATCGAGACGCCGGATGAGATGCGCGGCAGGGTGAGCGCCGTAAACTCCATGTTCATCGGCACTTCCAACCAGTTGGGAGAATTCGAATCGGGGGTGACCGCGGCCTTCTTCGGGACGGTGCCGGCGGTTTTGATCGGCGGGGTCGGCACCATGGTCGTGGTGCTCTTGTGGATGCGGCTCTTCCCTAAACTGCTGCAGGTGGACAAGCTGGGGGAGTGA
- a CDS encoding acyl-CoA mutase large subunit family protein: MSISEKKQAWQATVEKSMAKAPERRSSFKTSSDNDLERCYAPQFDYPGYNENLGFPGQFPFTRGVQPTMYRGRFWTMRQYAGFGNAAESNERYKYLLSAGQTGLSIAFDLPTQMGYDSDASMSRGEVGKVGVAIDSLADMEVLFDGIPLDKVSTSMTINSTASILLAMYIAVAEKQGVSPDKISGTIQNDILKEYMARGTYIYPPKESMRIITDIFAYCKDNVPKWNTISISGYHIREAGSSAVQEVAFTLADGIAYVEAAVKAGLDVDEFAPRLAFFFNAHNNLLEEVAKFRAARRMWGRIMRERFKAKDPKSQMLRFHTQTAGCTLTAQQPDNNIMRVTLQALAAVLGGTQSLHTNSRDEALALPTEESVRIALRTQQVIAYESGVADSIDPLAGSFLVESLTDQIEQQAMAYIEKIDSLGGAVEAISRGFQQKEIQDSAYAYQRSIEKDETIIVGVNKFTVEEGAPQGLLKVTDEVEVKQKQALAAMKAKRDSAQVEKTLKALEEAAKGTGNLMPFILDAVKSYATLGEIANVMRGVFGVHRETVVL; this comes from the coding sequence ATGAGCATTTCCGAAAAGAAACAGGCATGGCAGGCAACCGTAGAGAAGAGCATGGCCAAGGCGCCCGAGCGCAGGAGCTCTTTCAAGACCAGCTCCGACAACGACCTTGAGCGTTGCTACGCGCCGCAGTTCGACTACCCGGGCTACAACGAGAACCTGGGCTTCCCCGGCCAGTTCCCGTTCACCCGCGGCGTGCAGCCGACCATGTACCGCGGCAGGTTCTGGACCATGCGCCAGTACGCCGGTTTCGGTAACGCCGCGGAGTCCAACGAGCGCTACAAGTACCTGCTTTCCGCCGGACAGACCGGCCTCTCCATCGCCTTCGACCTCCCCACCCAGATGGGCTACGATTCCGACGCGTCCATGAGCCGCGGCGAGGTAGGCAAGGTCGGGGTCGCCATCGACTCCCTGGCGGACATGGAAGTACTCTTCGACGGCATCCCGCTGGACAAGGTATCCACCTCGATGACCATCAACTCCACCGCGTCGATCCTTCTGGCCATGTACATCGCGGTGGCCGAGAAGCAGGGGGTGTCTCCGGACAAGATCTCCGGCACCATCCAAAACGACATCCTCAAGGAGTACATGGCCCGCGGCACCTATATCTACCCCCCCAAGGAGTCGATGCGCATCATCACCGACATCTTCGCCTACTGCAAGGACAACGTCCCCAAGTGGAATACGATCTCCATCTCCGGCTACCACATCCGCGAGGCCGGTTCCTCCGCGGTGCAGGAGGTCGCCTTCACGCTGGCCGACGGCATCGCCTACGTCGAGGCTGCGGTCAAGGCGGGTCTCGACGTCGATGAGTTCGCGCCGCGCCTTGCCTTCTTCTTCAACGCGCACAACAACCTGCTCGAGGAGGTGGCGAAGTTCCGCGCCGCACGCCGCATGTGGGGCCGCATCATGCGCGAGCGCTTCAAGGCCAAGGACCCGAAGTCCCAGATGCTGCGCTTCCACACCCAGACCGCCGGCTGCACCCTGACCGCCCAGCAGCCCGACAACAACATCATGCGCGTAACGCTGCAGGCGCTGGCCGCGGTCCTTGGCGGCACGCAGTCGCTGCACACCAACTCCAGGGACGAGGCACTGGCGCTTCCCACCGAGGAATCGGTGCGCATCGCGCTCCGGACCCAGCAGGTCATCGCCTACGAGTCCGGCGTCGCCGACTCCATCGACCCGCTGGCAGGCTCGTTCCTGGTCGAGTCCCTCACCGACCAGATCGAGCAGCAGGCCATGGCCTACATCGAGAAGATCGACTCCCTGGGCGGCGCGGTCGAGGCGATCTCCAGGGGGTTCCAGCAGAAGGAGATCCAGGATTCCGCCTACGCCTACCAGCGCTCCATCGAGAAGGACGAGACCATCATCGTCGGCGTCAACAAGTTCACCGTCGAGGAAGGCGCGCCGCAGGGGCTTCTGAAGGTGACCGACGAGGTCGAGGTGAAGCAGAAGCAAGCGCTCGCCGCGATGAAGGCCAAACGCGACAGCGCCCAGGTCGAGAAAACCCTCAAGGCGCTGGAAGAGGCTGCCAAGGGGACCGGCAACCTGATGCCGTTCATCCTGGACGCGGTGAAGAGCTACGCGACCCTGGGCGAGATCGCCAACGTGATGCGCGGCGTCTTCGGCGTGCACAGAGAAACGGTGGTCCTTTAA